GATTTTGAAGATCTACCATTGCCGCTGTTACCGATGAATGTTCTAAATAAGTTGTAATTATATGCTTTCCATAACTTCTATAAGCTTTAGCCACACCTTTAATAGCTAAATTATTGGCCTCTGTTCCACTAGAAGTATATATTATATCTCTTTCTTTTGCATTAAGAAGATTCGATATATTCTCTGTAGCTGCATCTATCGCTCCCTTTGCATCTCTTCCAAGCTTATGACTACTATTAGGATTACCCAAATATGCCTTTGACGCCTCACAGAATACCTGAAGTACCTCTTCATCTACTGGTGTATTAGCCGCATAGTCTAAATATATCATTGAACGATTCACCTCTTAACTTTAATAATTACTTCTTCGCTTGTTCTATTTTTTCTGCTAATTCATTTAAATAAGTCCATCTATCATACTTTTCACTAAGTTCTTTTTCTACTTGTTCTTTTTCCTTTAAAAGATCATTTAATGTTCCATAACTACTAGCATTTTCTTCTATACTTTTATCTAATTCTTTAATCTTTTCTTCTAAATTTTCTATAACTTCATCTATTGTTTCATACTCTCGTTGCTCATTAAAAGAAAATTTTAATGCTTTTTCAGACTTTGGTTTTTCTTTTTTTTCCTTAATTTCTGAAACTTTTTCTTCTTCTAATTGTCTAAACAATAAATACTCATTATATCCACCATGTAAAATATCAATTTCATTAGCTGATTTAAAATAAAAAATCTTATTACAGATCCTATCAATAAAATACCTATCATGAGATACTGTTATCACCGGACCATCAAATGAATCCAAATAATCTTCCAAAATTGTAAGTGTCGTAATATCTAAATCATTGGTAGGTTCATCCAACAGTAAAATGTTAGGTTCACTCATAAGTACTCTAAGTAAATATAATCTTCTTTTTTCTCCTCCAGATAATCTTTTTACTTCAGTATATTGAATCTCTGGTGTAAATAGAAATTTTTCTAACATAGCAGATGCTGTTATTTTTTCTCCACTAGCTGTTTCAAGATATTCTCCTACTTCCCTTATATAATCAATAACTCTTAATTCACTATCAATAAAACGATTTTCTTGTGAAAAATACCCTATTTTTACTGTCTCACCTCTAATAATTTCACCATTATCAACAGATAATTCTCCCGCTATAAGATTCATTAATGTAGACTTTCCTCTTCCATTCTCTCCAATTATACCTATTCTATCTTTTCTTAAAAGAATATATGAAAAATCTTTTACTATTTTCTTATCCCCAAAACTCTTAGAAACATTATTAATTTCAACTAATTTTTTACCTAATCTACTACCTTTTATATCAAAATCTACTTCCTGATCTTCACTATCATATTTTATTTCTGATATTTCTTTAAATCTATCTAATCTAGCTTTTTGCTTAGTACTTCGTGCTTTTGCACCTCGCTTTACCCACTTTAGCTCATTTCTTAAAAAGTTTTGTCTCTTCTCTTCTGAAGACTTTTCTAATTCTTTTCTTTCTATTTTCTTTTCTAAAAAATACGAATAATTTCCATCATAACTATATAAATTTCCTTTATCTAGCTCTATAATTCTATTAGTTACTCTATCTAAAAAATATCTATCATGAGTTATCATCAATAGTGATCCTTTTCTAGAGTTTAAGTACTCTTCCAACCATCCTATAGTCTCGCTATCTAAATGATTTGTAGGCTCATCTAAAATGAGAAGATCACAAGGCCTAATTAATGCTGATGCCAAAGCAATTCTCTTTTTTTGACCTCCAGATAAATTTGAAACTTTCTCTTCAAAATTTGTTATTCCAAGCCTAGTAAGTATAGTTTTTGCTTCTCTTTCCATATCCCATAAATTAAGATCATCCATAGGCTCTTGAGCTTCTATTAGTTTATTACTTAACTCCTCATAATCACCTTGTCCACTAGATAACTTAGAAACAATATTTTCATATTCTCTAAGAGCTTTCATTTCAATAGTATCTCCATAAAATACTGCTGTTAATACTTTATCTTCATCATTAAAATCAACATCTTGAGGTAAATACTCACATCTTAATTTGTTAACTCTAGTAATTTTACCATCATAAAATTCATCTAATCCAGCTACTATTTTTAAAAGAGTCGATTTTCCCGTTCCATTAACCCCTATAATTCCTATCTTTTCACCTTCATTAATACCAAAAGATATATTATTAATTATTTGTTTTTCACTATAACTTTTACTTATATTCTCTAAAGTAATTAAGTTCATTGTTTTCTCCTTTAATTATTTTTAATTATTCCAACTGCTTGCCCTATAATTCTAATTTCGTTAAGTCCAAAATTCATAGGAGCATAATTATCATTTTCAGAAATAAGCGTAGCCATACCATTAGCTATCTTTACAGTTTTAAGAGTAGCATTTCCATCTATCTCTACAGCACAAATATCTCCGTTTTCTACAGTATTATTTCTTTCAATTACAACTTTATCTCCATTGTTAATTCCTACATTTATCATAGAGTCCCCATCAATGGTAAGAATAAAATGTTCCTTATTTTTTGTAAGAACACTATTAGGTAGATACATTTCTCCTGTTTCTTCTTCTGAAATGAATATAGGCATACCTGCTGCTATATGTGAAAACACCTTAACTTTTGAAACTTCACTATCAGCAAGTTCTTCTTCTTTCCCATTAACATTTATAAGCATATTCTTCGGAGCTGATATATCTCTTAAAAGATTTATCACCTTATTCTTCTTACAATCCACATAAGTAAATGATTCTATTCCTTTATTACTTACAAATCTTCTATCTTCTAGCACTCCAACTGGAAGCTTATTTACAAATTTAGATTCTTTTCCATATCCAACCAAATATAGTTCATTTTCTGCCATAGATATTTCATCAATAAGAATTTTCTTTTCTTTTATAGTACTGTAATTTTCATTATTAAAATTAGTTACTATAACTACTTTGGAACTAATGCCTAATACATCATCAAA
Above is a genomic segment from Clostridium bornimense containing:
- a CDS encoding ABC-F family ATP-binding cassette domain-containing protein — translated: MNLITLENISKSYSEKQIINNISFGINEGEKIGIIGVNGTGKSTLLKIVAGLDEFYDGKITRVNKLRCEYLPQDVDFNDEDKVLTAVFYGDTIEMKALREYENIVSKLSSGQGDYEELSNKLIEAQEPMDDLNLWDMEREAKTILTRLGITNFEEKVSNLSGGQKKRIALASALIRPCDLLILDEPTNHLDSETIGWLEEYLNSRKGSLLMITHDRYFLDRVTNRIIELDKGNLYSYDGNYSYFLEKKIERKELEKSSEEKRQNFLRNELKWVKRGAKARSTKQKARLDRFKEISEIKYDSEDQEVDFDIKGSRLGKKLVEINNVSKSFGDKKIVKDFSYILLRKDRIGIIGENGRGKSTLMNLIAGELSVDNGEIIRGETVKIGYFSQENRFIDSELRVIDYIREVGEYLETASGEKITASAMLEKFLFTPEIQYTEVKRLSGGEKRRLYLLRVLMSEPNILLLDEPTNDLDITTLTILEDYLDSFDGPVITVSHDRYFIDRICNKIFYFKSANEIDILHGGYNEYLLFRQLEEEKVSEIKEKKEKPKSEKALKFSFNEQREYETIDEVIENLEEKIKELDKSIEENASSYGTLNDLLKEKEQVEKELSEKYDRWTYLNELAEKIEQAKK